In the Sandaracinus amylolyticus genome, CGGAGGTTGGAGGTTCGAGTCCTCCCGAGAGCGTTTCGCGCTCGTCACCACGTTGCCAGGACGAGCTCGGCCCGGATGGTGGAAACAGCAGACACACCGGTGTGAGGCGCCGGGGCCCGATCGAGGGCGATGCAGGTGCGAGTCCTGCTCCGGGCATCCCTCCTGCTAGGAGGGTGAAATCAGACACAATCCAGAGAAGACATGCGGACGTAGCCCAAACGGCAGAGGCAGCGGGTTCAGGTATCGCCGAGTGCAAGTTCGAGTCTTGCCGTCCGCAACATCCCCCGAGGTGTTCCCATGCAGACGCTCGTCTTGACGCACACATACCAACCGCATCGCGTCGTCTCCTGGCAGAAGGCGATCACGATGCTCTTCGACGGCAAGGTCGAGGTGCTCTCGGAGTACGACGAGGACATCCGCTCGGTGAGCATCACCGTGAAGATGCCCGCGGTCGTGCGCCTCGTGCGTCACGTCCGCCACGCGAAGCGCGGTGTGAAGTTCAGCCGCGCGAACGTGCTCGCGCGCGACGGATTCGCCTGCCAGTACTGTGGCCGGAATGCCCCGCCGCGTGAGCTGACGTTCGACCACGTCGTGCCGCGCTCGCAGGGCGGCCGCACGAGCTGGGAGAACATCGTCACCGCGTGCGCGCGCTGCAACACGCGCAAGGGTGGTCGCACGCCCGAGCAGGCGGGCATGGCGCTCCGTCATCCGCCGGTGCGTCCGAAGGAGCTCCCCATGCTGTTCGTGCGTCTCGACTTCGGTCGTGGCGTGCCCGAGGCGTGGAAGAGCTGGATGTGGTGGCAGTCGGAGCTGAGCGAGAGCGCATGATCGAGCGCTCGAGCGACTGACCACCTCGAAATCCGATCGTGATGGGGCCCGCGTCGATGCCAATCGGCGCGGGCCTTCGTCTGCCGTGTGAACGCATCCGGGATGCGACTCCGCTGTCGACGGAGTGAGCAGGGTTCGACTCCCTCACATGGCGCTGATCCACGAACGAGTCGGGGCGACCGTGTTCGCTCGTAGTCCCCCACTGCCGAGCTCCTCTCGGTCGATCTCCCCGACTCACCTACGTCACAGGCTGCAGAGCCGAAGGGCCTCCAAAACCCGGTGGACCTGGTGCAACTCCAGGGTGGCGTGTCACGCGCGCGAATCATCGCGCGAGGAGAAGAAGGTGAGGTGATGAGCCATGGTCAACACGACGCTCTTCCGCACGTACTCGGGCGCGCGCCTTCCGGGCACCGACACGATCAACGAGGCCGGTGGCAACGCGTACTCGTTCTCCGCGGAGCACGCGCTCGCGCAGCTCGCGGTGACCGGGTGCCTGGGTGCGACGTACTACGCGACCGACGAGAATCAGCTCGAGCAGACACTCGCGCTCGCGACGAAGGTCGATCCCGTCTTCCTCGCGAAGACCGCGCTCTACGCGCGCCGCGAGGCGCACATGAAGGACATGCCCGCGCTCCTCGTCGCGGTGCTCTCGATGCGCGATCCGACGCTCTTCGCGAAGGTCTTCCCGCGTGTCGTCGACAACGCGCGCATGATCCGCACCTTCGTGCAGATCGTCCGCTCGGGCCGCATCGGCCGCAAATCGCTGGGCACGCGTCCCAAACGCGCGGTGCGTGGCTGGCTCGACGCGCAGGACGACGACGAGCTCTTCCGCGCGTCGATCGGTGAGCGCCCATCGCTCGCCGACGTCGTGAAGATGGTGCACCCCAAGCCGCTCACGGCGACGCGTCGCGCGCTCTACGCGTACTTGATCGGTCGCGCGTACGAGGCGAAGGACCTGCCTCCGCTCGTGCGCTCGTTCGAGCAGTACAAGACCGACGCGACGGGCGAGGTGCCCGACGTGCCCTACCAGCTGCTCACGTCGCTCCCGCTCGGCACCGCCGAGTGGGTGGAGATCGCGAAGCACGCGGGATGGCAGGTGACGCGCATGAACCTCGCGACGTTCGCGCGTCACGGGGTGTTCGGCGTGCCCGGGATGCCCGAGCTCATCGCGGAGCGCTTGCGTGATCGCGAGGCGATCGCGAAGGCGCGTGTGTTCCCGTATCAGCTCCTGATCGCGTACGTCGCGACGCGCGGCTCGGATCTGCCGCGCGTGGTGGTCGACGCGCTGCACGACGCGCTCGAGATGGCGATCGCGAACGTGCCGCGCTTCGAGGGGCGCGTCTGGGTGCTCCCCGACGTGTCGGGCTCCATGCAGTCGCCGGTGACCGGCGATCGCGGCGAGGGCCAGACCACCGCGGTGCGTTGCGTCGACGTGGCGGCGTTGATCGCCGCGTCGTTCCTCCGCACTGCGACGCACGCGCGCGTGCTCCCGTTCGACGATCGCCTGCGCGACGTCGTGCTCGAGCCGCGCGACACCGTGCTGACCAACGCGACGAAGCTCGCGGCGGTCGGCGGCGGCGGCACCTCGGTGTCGCTGCCTCTCGCGCATCTCGACGAGAAGCGCGAGCACGCGGATCTCGTGGTGTACGTCTCCGACAACCAGTCCTGGGTCGATGCGTCCGCGCGCGGCCAGGCGTCGGCGACGATGACCGAGTGGGCGAAGCTCAAGGCGCGCTGCCCGCGCGCCAAGCTCGTCTGCATCGATCTCCAGCCCTACGCGCACACGCAGGCGCCCGATCGCGACGACGTGCTCAACGTCGGAGGTTTCTCCGACCGCGTGTTCGACGTGATCGCCGCCTTCGCGCAGGCGCGGGGCGAGGGGGCAGGCTGGGTCGACGTGATCCAGCGCCTGGAGATCGAGACCGCGTGAGCGAGGGAAGAGCTGCCCCGCCTGGGCCTCCGAGAGACGGAGAAGGGCGGGGCAGCTTCGCGCCCCAATCGATTCCGGGCCGAATGCCGCACGAGAGTACAGGGCTCTCGTTTGCACTTGAATGGTCGGCCCTTTGTTTCTCTGCGGGTGACCCGGCGAGTGCCGGATCTCGGGCGCCATCCGAGACCCCGGGGGTGCGACTCCCCCCATCCGCTCTTCGCGCACGGCTTCGTCTTTCGACTCACACGCTGGTGGAGATCCCGTCGGGATGGGATCGCTCGATTCTCAGTCGAGAGGCCGCGGGTTCGACTCCCGTCATCAGCACTCGCTTCGCTCGCGCGGCTGACGCTCGTCGCGTCGCTGCACTCCGTCCAGCTCGCGCTGGACTCCGTGCAGCTCCTAACGACTCCCGTCATCAGCACTCGCTTCGCTCGCGCTGCTGACGCTCGTCGCGTCGCTGCACTCCGTCCAGCTCGCGCTGGACTCCGTGCAGCTCCTAACGACTCCCGTCATCAGCACTCGCTTCGCTCCCGCTGCCGACGCTCGTCGTCGGCGTGCTAGGTCTGGTCGTGTCGTCACGAGGGGTCCTCGAGTGAGCGCGCGGCGCGAGGTTCGTCCCTCGGACTCGCCGTTCGTCGAGCGCGTGACGCGCGTGACGTACGACGCCGCGGTCCGTGAGCTGTCCACACCCGACGGCACCTGGGACCTCGTCGTGCTCGAGCGCGAAGGGCGCACCCTCGTGCTGCAGACCGGGCTGATCACGCGGCCCGTCGAGCTCGAGAACGACGCGGGCGACGCCTATCTCGCGATCTCGTTCAAGCCCGGCGTGTTCCTGGCGAAGCAACCCGGCGTGAAGACGGTCGACCGCGGCATCGTGCAGCCGATCGTCTCGCCGCGCGCGTTCTCGATGGACGGCGAGACGCTCGAGATCCCGACGTTCGACAACGCCGAGGACCTCGTCGCTCGCCTCGCGCGGCGGGGTCTGCTCGCACGCGACGAGCTCGTCGCCGACGCGGCGCGCGGCGACGTGCGCGCGATCGGGACGCGCACGCTGCAGCGCCACTTCGTGCACGCGCTCGGCATCACGCCGAAGCAGCTCGCGCAGATCCAGCGCGCCTGCCGCGCGGTCGAGCTGCTCGAGCGCGGCGTCGCGCCCGCCGCGGTCGCGATCGAGATGGGCTACTCCGATCAGCCGCACATGACGCGCGCGCTGAAGGCCCTGGTCGGTCGCACCCCCGGGCAGATCCGCGCCCGCTGACCGTCGCCGGTCGATTGTCGCATTCCTTCAAGAGGGCTCGGAGGGGCGGTGCTTCACTGACCCTCATGAAGATCACGCCCTTCCGAATCGACGTCAGCCAGACCGTTCTCGACGACCTCCGCGATCGGCTCGCGCGCACCCGCTTCCCCGAGTCGCCCGAGGGCTGGAGCGCCGGCACCGACTCGGCGTTCATGAAGCGCCTCACCAAGCACTGGCTCGAGGCGTACGACTGGCGACGTCACGAGTCCGCGCTCAACGCGCATCCGCAATTCGTCGCCGACGTGAACGGCACGCCGATCCACTTCGTGCACGTGCGCGGCCGCGGTCCGAATCCCACGCCGCTGCTGCTCATCCACGCGTTCCCCGACTCGTTCCATCGCTTCGTCGGCGCGATCGGCCCGCTCACCGATCCCGCGGCGCACGGGGGCGACCCCGCGCTCTCGTTCGACGTGATCATCCCCTCGCTGCCCGGGTTCGGCTTCTCGGGGCACACCGCGATGTCGGTCGACGCGACCGCCGACACGCTCGCCGCGCTCATGAAGGGCCTCGGCTACGAGCGCTATCTCGCGGGCGGCGGCGACGGGCCGATCCCGATGGCGATGTCGCATCGCCACGCCGAGTCGGTCGCCGGCATCTACTGCGTCGACGTCGGCTATCCCGACGGCAACACCGACTTCGCGAGCCTCGGCCCCGAAGAGCGCGAGTTCGCGCAGTGGATCCACGCGTGGTGGATGCGCGAGGGCGCGTTCAACATGATCCAGTCGACGAAGCCGAGCAGCCTCGCGTTCGCGCTGAACGACTCGCCGGTGGGCCTCGCTGCGTGGCTGATGATCCTCTTCGCGAGCGGCGCGGAGGATCGCGTCGAAGAGCGCTTCACGCTCGACTCGCTGATCACGAACGCGATGATCTACTGGGTCAGCGGCACCATCGGCTCGGCGATGCGCAGCTATCTCGAGAGCGCGCGCGCGATGTACGCGAGCCCCGCCGCGCCTCCGCGAGGTCGGAGCGACGTGCCCGCGGCAGTTGCGCGGATGCCGCTCGACGCGCCGCTCCCGCGTGCCTGGGCCGAGCGCCGCGTGAACCTCGTGCAGTTCACCGAGATGGCGCGCGGCGGGCACCACTCGTCGTGGGAGGTCCCCGACCTCTTCGCGAAGGACCTCCGCGACTTCCTCGTCACGTTGCGCCGCCGGTCGCGCTGACGCCTCAGGACCGCCGCCCATCACGCGGCGGAGCGTGCGGCTGCGGGAACTTTCGGGCGCGATCCGTGGTCCGAGGCGCGACGTGCGATGGCTCGCGCATCATTTCGAGGAGGGCGGGTGGGGCATGTACCCGCTCGTCGCGTGCCTCGCCGTCGCGCTGCTGATCACCATCGAGCGCGCGTGCGCGTTGCTGCGTGCACGTCCCGATGCAGACGCGCTGCTCGACGCGCTGCGCGCGTGCTTGCGAGTGGGTGACGTGACGGGTGCGATCGCGATCTGCGAGCGCAATCGCGGCCCGCTCGCGCGCATCGCGCTCGCCGGTCTGCGCGAGTCGCTGCAGTCGGTGCCGCGCATCGAGGCGGCGCTCGCCGCGCGATGGATGCTCGAGATCCAACCGCTCGCGCGACGGCTCGGATACCTGCAGCTGATCGTGCAGATCGCGACCCTCTTCGGCCTGCTCGGCACCACCACCGGGCTCTTCGCTGGCTACGGTTTTGCGAATGCCGATGCGGGCTCGCGCGCGACGATGCTGGCGCGAGGGATCTCGGAGTCCCTCAACTGCACCGCGGGCGGGCTCTTCGTCTCGATGTTCGCGCTGCTCGCGCTCTGCTTGCTCGAGGGTCGCGCCCGCGCGATGCGCGAGGAGCTCGAAGAGGGCGCGCTCGCGATCCGCAACATGCTGATCGATCATCGCGAGCACCTGCGATGGAACGGCGCGCGAGCCCCGCTCGACCGTCCGACGTATCGTACGGCGCGGTGACACGACGGCTGGGCCGCGAGCGACGCGCGCCGCTGAGCTCGGTGCTCGCGCGCGATCGTCGGCCACGCGGTCGCGGCACCGCGAGGGCGATTGCCTCGCATCGCGATTGCGCCGCCGCGCGATCCGCGCGGCGCGTCGGTTGCGTCGTCGCGTCGCACGGAGGACCGAGCGATGCACACGAGGCTGCGGGGAAAGAAGATCGCGGTGCTCGCCGCGGATGGATTCGAGTACGTCGAGCTCAGCATTCCCGAGAAGGCGCTGCGCCT is a window encoding:
- a CDS encoding HNH endonuclease → MQTLVLTHTYQPHRVVSWQKAITMLFDGKVEVLSEYDEDIRSVSITVKMPAVVRLVRHVRHAKRGVKFSRANVLARDGFACQYCGRNAPPRELTFDHVVPRSQGGRTSWENIVTACARCNTRKGGRTPEQAGMALRHPPVRPKELPMLFVRLDFGRGVPEAWKSWMWWQSELSESA
- a CDS encoding epoxide hydrolase family protein, giving the protein MKITPFRIDVSQTVLDDLRDRLARTRFPESPEGWSAGTDSAFMKRLTKHWLEAYDWRRHESALNAHPQFVADVNGTPIHFVHVRGRGPNPTPLLLIHAFPDSFHRFVGAIGPLTDPAAHGGDPALSFDVIIPSLPGFGFSGHTAMSVDATADTLAALMKGLGYERYLAGGGDGPIPMAMSHRHAESVAGIYCVDVGYPDGNTDFASLGPEEREFAQWIHAWWMREGAFNMIQSTKPSSLAFALNDSPVGLAAWLMILFASGAEDRVEERFTLDSLITNAMIYWVSGTIGSAMRSYLESARAMYASPAAPPRGRSDVPAAVARMPLDAPLPRAWAERRVNLVQFTEMARGGHHSSWEVPDLFAKDLRDFLVTLRRRSR
- a CDS encoding AraC family transcriptional regulator: MSARREVRPSDSPFVERVTRVTYDAAVRELSTPDGTWDLVVLEREGRTLVLQTGLITRPVELENDAGDAYLAISFKPGVFLAKQPGVKTVDRGIVQPIVSPRAFSMDGETLEIPTFDNAEDLVARLARRGLLARDELVADAARGDVRAIGTRTLQRHFVHALGITPKQLAQIQRACRAVELLERGVAPAAVAIEMGYSDQPHMTRALKALVGRTPGQIRAR
- a CDS encoding MotA/TolQ/ExbB proton channel family protein; protein product: MRWLAHHFEEGGWGMYPLVACLAVALLITIERACALLRARPDADALLDALRACLRVGDVTGAIAICERNRGPLARIALAGLRESLQSVPRIEAALAARWMLEIQPLARRLGYLQLIVQIATLFGLLGTTTGLFAGYGFANADAGSRATMLARGISESLNCTAGGLFVSMFALLALCLLEGRARAMREELEEGALAIRNMLIDHREHLRWNGARAPLDRPTYRTAR
- a CDS encoding RNA-binding protein; amino-acid sequence: MVNTTLFRTYSGARLPGTDTINEAGGNAYSFSAEHALAQLAVTGCLGATYYATDENQLEQTLALATKVDPVFLAKTALYARREAHMKDMPALLVAVLSMRDPTLFAKVFPRVVDNARMIRTFVQIVRSGRIGRKSLGTRPKRAVRGWLDAQDDDELFRASIGERPSLADVVKMVHPKPLTATRRALYAYLIGRAYEAKDLPPLVRSFEQYKTDATGEVPDVPYQLLTSLPLGTAEWVEIAKHAGWQVTRMNLATFARHGVFGVPGMPELIAERLRDREAIAKARVFPYQLLIAYVATRGSDLPRVVVDALHDALEMAIANVPRFEGRVWVLPDVSGSMQSPVTGDRGEGQTTAVRCVDVAALIAASFLRTATHARVLPFDDRLRDVVLEPRDTVLTNATKLAAVGGGGTSVSLPLAHLDEKREHADLVVYVSDNQSWVDASARGQASATMTEWAKLKARCPRAKLVCIDLQPYAHTQAPDRDDVLNVGGFSDRVFDVIAAFAQARGEGAGWVDVIQRLEIETA